The proteins below come from a single Coregonus clupeaformis isolate EN_2021a unplaced genomic scaffold, ASM2061545v1 scaf1873, whole genome shotgun sequence genomic window:
- the LOC121562439 gene encoding LOW QUALITY PROTEIN: rho-related GTP-binding protein RhoH (The sequence of the model RefSeq protein was modified relative to this genomic sequence to represent the inferred CDS: inserted 1 base in 1 codon), producing MSAAAETQVKCVLVGDSAVGKTALLVRFTSETFPDCYKPTVYENTGVEVFMDGVQISLGLWDTAGNDTFRQIRPMSYQQADVVLICYSVANPAXLANVKNKWLGEVRENLPRVPVLVVATQTDQRDTGSHRVSCSSAAEGKRLAQDVRAKGYLECSSLSNRGVQQVFECAVRTAVNQARKRTRPRMFDINSCTVF from the exons ATGAGCGCAGCAGCAGAGACCCAGGTGAAGTGTGTGCTGGTGGGGGACAGCGCCGTTGGGAAGACGGCCCTCCTGGTGCGCTTCACCTCGGAGACCTTCCCTGACTGCTACAAACCCACCGTTTACGAGAACACTGGAGTAGAAGTCTTCATGGACGGGGTCCAG ATCAGCCTTGGTCTGTGGGACACGGCAGGAAATGACACGTTCAGACAGATCCGTCCGATGTCCTATCAGCAGGCTGATGTGGTCCTGATCTGCTACTCCGTGGCCAACCCCG TCCTGGCCAACGTCAAGAACAAGTGGCTGGGAGAG GTGCGTGAGAACCTCCCTCGGGTCCCGGTGCTGGTGGTGGCCACCCAGACAGACCAGCGCGATACCGGGTCGCACCGCGTATCCTGCTCCTCCGCCGCCGAGGGAAAACGCCTCGCCCAGGACGTACGGGCCAAGGGATACCTGGAGTGCTCGTCGCTAAGCAACCGCGGCGTGCAACAAGTGTTTGAGTGTGCGGTGCGGACAGCGGTGAACCAGGCCAGGAAACGGACGCGCCCACGGATGTTTGATATCAACAGCTGCACGGTgttttga